GGAGTTAAGGCAGCCACAGGCCTGCTCAAGAGACAACGTAATTGCAGAATTTCTGGAATTCAGTGGGAGCACAGGGGGGCCGCTAGCTCAGCCTGGGGTGGGAAggctggggaaggtgggaggaggggaagtcCAAACTGATTTGCTGTGCTCAAACTGGAAACCACAGTTTGACCTTCAGGGTGAGGCTGCCAAAGAGGCTTTGGCTAAGGAGCGATCCCAGTGCAGTGCCTGTGGATTCCGCCGCAGCTAGATAATTTTGGGGGATACAGCGGGCCCCTACTTGAAGACCCCATTGTGAACCACAGcggcccctgccccctccccattctTGGGGCTCCTTGGTGTTTTCCCCAAGGATCCATTTAGAGTGGAAAGAACCCTGATTTTGGAGCCAGAGCCCCTCCAAATCAGTGCAAACCCACTCCCCTGCTTAACTAGGAGTGTGAAAGCGGGCATGTGAGGGTCCTTGCGCCATTTCCATTTCTTAGAGTGGAGCTTCCAACCTTCACCTCTTACAGTGAGGTTAAATAATGAACGTTGAGGCGCCACCATAATGCCCTGCACATGGCTGGTTTTAATCATCATTAAAAAcagcttcgggcttccctggtggcgcagtggttgagagtccacctgccgatgcaggggacacgggttcgtgccccggtccgggaagatcccacatgccgtggagcagctgggcccgtgagccatggccgctaagcctgcacgtcccgagcccgtgctccgcaatgggagaggccacaacagtgagaggcccgcgtaccgcaaaaaaaaatcccattatttcttcaaagttACTTCATAGGTGGCTCATCCTgccgcgcacacacacacacacacacacacacacacacacacacacacacgctgcccCCTATGCTGGATTGGCAGTTCTCAGAAAGGACCGTGGGAGGTAGAGGAGGTTCCGGAAGAGCAGGCTGTGTGTGTCACTGAAGGGTGTGGACCAGGTCCCCTGGCCCTCTCCGGGAGTCAAGGACCCCAAGACAAACAGGACAGCCCCAGGCCCGTCTCCAGAGTGTACACAACTGTGCTAGGGGAAGGGTGAGTCCCAGGCTGCCATCTGGGGTGGGCCCTGGAATAAGAGGGCTCCAGTCAGACTGGGCATTCTGCAAGGCCTTCCCCAGTCTCGCCCTTCCTGGCACCCTCTCTCCCTTGACTGCAAAGCACAAAGCTCAGAGGACTCCCTGGGTAAATGCTTATCAAAGTATGAATTTTTGCAACTTTCGGTGAGAATATAATTGtttcagaataaaaagaattttttaaagggggatgagaagagcattccaggcatgTATAACAGCATATGTAAAAGCTGAGTAGGGGCAGTGGTGTCCCCGCCAGCTCCCAAGAACCAGTTGTTAGATTTGCAGGAATTAGGCCAACTGGTTGTTAAACACAGCCAccgttaaaaattaaattatatacattCACAATGAAATAGGTTAAATTAAGGACAAAAGCAGTGTTTTAAAAGTATGtggaagagggaagacatatgggaacatatgtatatgtatagctgattcactttgttataaagcagaaactaacacaccattgtaaagcaattataccccaataaagatgttaaaaaaaataaaaaataaaaaaataaaagtatgtggCTTCAGGGATGAGCAAGGTAAACAAAAGTAGCCCCTGCCAGGTGGGTTTCCCATCGGGCTTAACAAACAGCCTGGCCTCACTGCCACCGCAGGCCGCTAGGCAACTCGCTGGGCCTCTCTCTCTGGTCTTTAAATAAGTTTCTGGCCTACTCCGCAGGGTTGTTGTGGGAAGTAAGTGACACCCGTGGGAGTACCCAGTAAAGTGCCTCACCAAGCAGGCCCTGACAAATGTTAGCTCCATTTCACTCTAGCAAGTTCTTTGCCAGTTTGTCCTCCTGGAGCCTCTGGGTCAGATGGCCTCCCTGGCTTCTCCGTCAGGCTTTATTAGTcctcctccctcctaccctctccGCTAGCACCAGGGgatcccgcccccccccccgtccccctccccctgccactcaCCCCGACCCCACCCTGCGGGCCGCCCCCAGCTGCCGCGGACAGCCATCGTTAGAGTGAAGCCAGGGGCGTGCCTTCCCTCCGAGACTGCGGCCCCCTGCTCCGCTCAGGCCCCGCGGGGGAGCCCTGAGCCGCGCACCCGGACGATCGACCTCCCCCTAAAGAAAGGCAAGCGCAGCGCCGCAGCAGTTACCCCAGTCTCGGGCTCCCGGCTTCCGGGTTCGGCCATGGCCCAGCGCAGAGCGCCCCCTCCCCGCGCTCTCAGCTGTCCCCCGCTCCCGCCACCAACCTGCGGCCGGCCAAAGGGAGGAGACTCCGGCACAGCCCACCCCGAGGCCACTCGGAACCCTCAGCTGCCGGCGCCTTCCACTGGCCAGGccgtggcggggggggggtgccCGCGCCGCCCAGCCCCGCTCCGCACCGCCCCCGCGCCGCCCGGCGCCCCCGGCGCATCCTCGGGGGTCCGAGAGGCGGCACGAGCCCGGGGGGTGGCCGGGGGCGGGCGCGGCGCGGCGTCGGGGGCGCGGGGCAGGGAGGGCGGCGCGCGATCCACCCCCAGGCGGCGGCGCGATGGTGTGGGCCGGCCGGGGAGTTGCGGGCTCAGGGTTTGAACCTGCCAACTTCTCCAGCCCGCAGGGGTGAGCGCCGGGGCGGCGGCAAGGGCGAGTGAGTGCGGCGGCGTGGGGCGGAGGCAGGCGCCCGGGCCGCTCGGGATTGGGCCGCCGACCGGACCACCTGCCATCCAGGGGAGGGTCCCGGTGGCGAGAGCGGGGCGGGGTGCCCCGGGAACCCTGGACCCAACTGGGGCAGAGGGCACTGGACCGGGCCGGATTCAGGCATTCAGGAGGCGGGCGAGCCCAGGTTGCTGAGAGGCCGCAGGAAGGTTTGCTAGACGAGAGGCGGGGGCGAGGGCGAGGGCGTGTGCGAACCCTTCCCCATGCGCCCACTCCCCTACCCTACCAGGAAAGGGGGCTCTGAGCCCAAGATGCCTTCTTCCCCCATCTTGGACATCTTTTCGCCGCACTCTCTGGCAGGATCCTGAGGGCGAGTATTGTAGCTTCTGGGGCCAGACACCCTCCCCGCCAACTCGTCCATCTGGAGCCCGCTTGCCCCAGCCCCTTCTGCGCGGGAGGGGGTAGCAGAGAGCGGCGGAAGCAGGCTTTCCTTCGGGAATCTGCAAACCTAACCCCACTGCCTGATTGCTGTAAACACGACACCCGTGGGGGAGTGCAGTGGGCAAAAAGCtcctcctcccaggccccaccccactgAACCCACAGTCCTCATTGCCGGTCTCTTTCCTGGTTCCCACCCGCGCCAGGTGATACGGAGAGCTGAAACCATGGTTCAGCAGGTGCTGTACCGGGCGCTGGTCTCCACCAAGTGGCTGGCGGAGTCCGTCCGGGCTGGCAGGCTGGGCCCTGGCCTTCGAGTGCTGGACGCCTCCTGGTACTCGCCGGGCACCCGCGAGGCCCGCAAGGAATACCTAGAGCGCCATGTGCCCGGCGCCTCCTTCTTTGACATAGAGGAGTGCCGGGACAGAGCGTCGCCCTACGAGATGATGCTGCCCAGCAAGGCGGGCTTCGCCGACTACGTGGGCAGCCTGGGCATCAGCAACGACACGCACGTGGTGGTGTACGATGGTGACAACTTGGGCAGCTTCTATGCGCCGCGGGTCTGGTGGATGTTCCGCGTGTTTGGCCACCGCACCGTATCCGTGCTCAATGGTGGCTTCCGGAACTGGCTGAAGGAGGGCCACCCGGTGACATCTGAGCCCTCACGCCCAGAGCCAGCTGTCTTCAAAGCCACACTGGACCGCTCCCTGCTCAAGACCTACGAGCAGGTGCTGGAGAACCTCGAATCGAAGAGGTTCCAGCTGGTGGATTCACGGGCCCAAGGGCGGTACCTGGGCACGCAGCCGGAGCCAGATGCAGTAGGTAGGTGTCCCCGTGGTGGGGATGGTCCCAGGGGAGCAATGCCCAATGGAGAGATGGGAAGTAGGATGTCTGAGACCCTCTCCAGGTTTTGCCCTCAGTACCCCCATGCGGGCCTCAgtctttccatctgtaaaatgagagggtaGAGCCCAACCTAAAGGCTTTTCAAGCTCTGATGCATGAGGACGTACGCATGTGTTCCCATAGCCACATGCTAAGGCGCGACCTAGCATCTGTATGGAGTGGCATCAGCAGAGGTGACTGATGACATATCCACCCACATCCACGCCCAGGCGCTAGCTCCACCACATGCCCAAAAGTGTCCGTGAGCCACGCATGCGTCGCTGAACAGAAGCTTCCTCAGGACCTCTCTAGTTCTTCAGAAATTCTTAGAGACATGAACAATGCTCTTCCCCAGcatcccatccctccctccagctcTCCTGGACCCCCTGACCTTCCTTAAGTTACTTGCTCAGTTAAGTGGcagagttaggatttgaacccagtgcTGCCTAGTTTCAAACCAGTGCTCTAAACCAGGATGCACCATCATTCTGCCCACTCCGCACCTCCCAGGGCCAGCAGGGAGCCCTTCCGCTAGGCATCTTTAGGGAGATGGCTCATGAGTTCTCTCCTTTGGACAaagggtgtgtgggggggtggggagggttctacactgctggaggtggggggagtcTCAGGAGAGGAAATGCTGAGTTCTAGCTAGAAACTCCTAACAGAGAGGACCACAGAAATCTTGCCATCAGCCCTTCTGGGcgccctccagcccctgcctggaCACCTCTGGTGGCCAGGACCTCACTGCTCTCAGGGCCTCTCGGGGCCCAGGCTGGCTGAGCCCTCAGGATGGCTGGAGGGGGCTGCGGCTCTGTCCTCAGTCAGGGCGCCTCTGTGGAATCCAACTGCTGTGCAACGTTTGGACTAACTTGTTGAAAAATCCCTTCCTTTCTGCGCCTCTGAGGAGAGAGCGCCGTGAAAGCTGCTTCCAACACTCTTAGAGCTGGAGGGCCTGAAAGGTCACCGCTTCAGTCAGAAGAGAGGCTGTGGTGCACAAAGGAAGGAGTAGGTCAAGCCCACTTGGGTAGTTAGTGGAAAGAGCAGGGCTCTGCCCTCCCCATCGTGGCTTTCTCCGAGCCCCGTGTTCTTCCTGCCCAGCTTGCTCTCTGAAGTTCTGGAGTTGAAGATTCAAGTTTGTTTAGCACCTTCCAGAGACTCCTGGCACGGAGCTCCTGCAGCCTCCTCCTGGCCTTGGTTCAAGGAACCTTCACTCCTTGGGACTTAAGCTGCCgctggagggaggagaggtggaaTTGTTTCTCTAGCTGCTCCCCATCTTGCTCTGAAGCAGACAGAATAAGTAAAGGGAGAGGTTAGAGACGCCAGATCCCATCTCCTtactcccattttagagatgaggaaactgaggctcagaggggaaaAGCCTGCGGCTGCAGGTAAGACCTCCTGAAAGCCCTGAATTCTAAAGTCCCTCCCCTTCTCCGTGGCCCGCTTCCCCCCTCCTCCAGTTCCCATCTGGAGACCAGGGAGCATGGACCCCAGTTTAAGCCCTGCTCCTCCTTTGTGCTGGGACCTCAATCAGTTAACTGCTGGCCTCTTTGGGTTCccttataaaatgaaaagagtaaTGCCAGCCCTACCCACCTGGCTGTGTATTTATTAAATGCAGCAGTGGCTGGAAAGGTATTTTGAGAAGGATGAGGACCTGTGCAAAGGCCGGGCTGCTTGGAAAGCCTCCCGTACAAGACATTTGGGGAATATCGGCACGTGAGGCTCTGCTGAGTTCACAGTCCCCCGCTTGTGGTGGGATCACAGAGGCACCCCGTGGGCTCAACTGTCCAGATGTAACATCCAGGGAAGTGTGGGTGTCCCTGGAAGGAAAGACCCCCAAGAGGAGCTGGAAACAGGGCCTTAGAAACCCAACAGCCACTTCCTGCCGCTTTCAGGCGAGTAATTtcccctctggcctcagttttgtGCCCCCAGTGCCTTTAGTCCTGTTTGTAAGGGGCAAAAGGtgagagtcagacagacctgagtttaCATCCTGGTGTGGCCTCGGGCAGTTCCCTCCACCTCTGAGCCCTCCTCCTAATGAAAGGGACACCACTTACCTTGTAGGAGCcttggggaaagggagggaacaGAGGTGGGAGTTGATCCAGCTCAGTGTCTTTATAAACCTTATTCTCTTTTCCTCCCCACCGCCCACCCCAGGTGGGGGGGTCCATGAGGGTGAAGAGGAAGGGTATTGACCCCCTAATGCATACTATTATTTGCAGGACACTTTATATACATTCTGCCCCCGGGTACCTACAGCAGCCTGACAGGGGAGGCAGGCGGGGGTTCAAAGTGGTCCCACTTTGCAGGTGGGGAAAGGGAGCAGAAACTTCTCTATCCAGACACAGAGGCCAAGACTTGACCCCAGTCGCAGGATCAAAGTGGTGTTATTTCCCAAGGCCACTGCTGTGTAAGCAAACATGGGGATAGGGTTGGAGGGTGGCGGGGAAAGGTCATAGCTTCCAGGTGTTGCTTCACATTGCATCATGGGGTTGTATGGCTCCTGCCTGTGTCTCCTCCCGGGGatggggactggggtgggggtcagggggagTGCTGAGCAGCCTCCCAGCCGCCAGGGTTGGGGGCCGCCCACTGGGGCTGCCTGCACTGGGTTCCTTAGTGTCTTTAGGACGAAAGCAAGAAAGAGCTACACAGGTTTTCCTGGCCTTGAAAACCCATACCTATCAGTGACCCGAGGGATGCTAATTCACCAACTAGACTAGCATCTCCTTGCCCAAAGCTGGAACATCAAGTCCCAGACCTCTGAGCAGGCATCAGGAGAGGTCATCTCAGCCATTCCCCTGCTTCAGCCACTCTTTCCAGGAAGGCTCAGGCTTTGGGGTTGGGCACACCTGACTGCACATCACACCTGTGCTGTGTGTCATGGGGCAAGTtacctcacctctctgggcctgggccCCCTATTCGTGCCAGGAGGCtcatctctctccccagctcaGTGAGGATTGAGGAAGATAAAGTTCTTGAGATAGCCCATTGTCTGGTGCCAGAGGTTTTGAGCTTGGCGGCACGCCTGCTGGGGCCAGGGAGAGCCACCAGCCTGCAGCTGAAGCTGGACTTGGAACAGCAGCAGGAGCCCTTGTCCCTGGGCGCCAAGCGCCCTTCCTCTCGTTGGCTGTTCTCCGAGGTTCTCTGGCCAAGTTCATCTCAGCCCTCCCCCCATGAAGGCGGCCAGTTCCTGCTCATTTAAATTCCTCAGACAGGTCCTGAGCCTTCCCTGGCAGAAAGGGAAGGCTCCCACCTCCTGATGCTGGCCCAGTGTAGGGGCTGGAGTCTGTAGAACGCCCTGCCCCCAACTTCTTTACTCAGAGTGGTGCCTTTTATTAattagaagaaaacaataaagctgTTTCATCAGGGATGggtggaaagaaacaaaacagcgTTCAGGACTCAACAAGCACTTGTGCTCTTCAATGCACTTAAATCCAGCCCACGGCCTGGGTactgaaactttttctttttgtggtgggatttcagttccccaaccaagggctgacctgggccccagcagtgaaagcatggaatcctaatcactaggccaccagggaactccttgaaatattttaaagttgggTTTCTTGGAAAAGAACACCTTTGAAGCCAACAGACCAATTGCCCTTCATTGGTAGGGTCAGTACACATCTGATCTCAGATCAAAGTTTCTAGGCAAAAAGTGAAATCACAACAGGAAGAAACCACTATAATTTTATaagtcaggggacttccctggtggcgcagtggttaagaatccgcctgccaatgcaggggacatgggttcgagccctggtccaggaagatcccacatgctgcggagcaactaagcccgtgcgccacaactactgagcctgcgctctagagcctgcgagccacaactactgagcctgcgtgccacaaatgctgaagcccgcacgcctagagcccatactctgcaacaaagggaagccactgcaatgagaagcccgcgcaccgcaacgaagagcagccccgcttgccgcaactagagaaagcccgtgcacagcaacaaagacccaatgcaggcaaaaaaaaggaaaaagttaaaaaaaaaaaaaaaagggaaatccttttaaaaaaagaatttataagtCAGGACATCTAGTCAATCAAAGGAGCGCTTGATTCGTGCCAGCAAATTTTGAATCCTTTGGCCTCGGGGTGAGGAGAATGGGACTTTGCTGGCATGATTGCTCACCTCCTGGGTGCCCACGGTCATTAGGGGTTTTCATCTGCAGAAGCTGACTTCCCAACAAGCCTGTGAGGAAGGTGGAGTTATCTCCCCGTTTCAAAGgtggggaactgaggctcagatgtgCAGGACATGCCTGGCTGCATGCTGGTGTCCTGATTACCCCCGGTCAGGTCCTTTCCCTCCCACTGCTGCCCAGTCTGGTCCTGCCCTGCCCCACAGTCTGGGTTAAGTGGGGAATTTTGGAGGAAGGGGAGCCCAAAGAGACACCCCAACCTTCCTCGGGCCCCCCTCCCAGTGCCCAGTCTGCCAGGGTGTAGGGCGCTTGGGGACAAGGAGTGACCTAGGCCTCGGGTCTGCACGTGGCACCAGCTCTGGCCATGGCCCGGCCCCATTTGCCCCACATGCTGGCTATTCTGAAGGCAGATTTGGCAGGGGGCCTTCCTGGGTGCAGAGAAGGTTCTGGAATGGACCCTGGAGCTATCCTCGCCCCCATTCTGCTTCCGTCAAAGCCTCTCAGGGCTGCTAGGAAGGTCCTGAAGGGACCACACTGCCCCCATTCTCACCTGTACCCCATCGTAGGTGGGGAAGTGGTAGAGAAGCAGCAGCATCAGGGTGGCTCGGCCAGCTGTAGTAAGTCAGTGCTTTACCCTATACAACAGCCCTTACACATGCAAACACTCATTCCCACTTTACCCACGGggatactgaggcccagagaggttatgtgacttgcttgaggtcaccttgccagtaagtggcagagctgggatttgaacttacGTCTAAAACCAAGTCACAGGCTCTTTCCACACTGTGTGCTTGACAGGAAAACCACGGGCCTCGGTGTAATCCTGGATCTGCCTTTACCTCTCTGTGTGGCCTCAGGCTAGCCTTTTCACTTTGCCAAGCCTCGgtgtactcatctgtaaaatggcgtGACATTATATTTAGTGAATTATGTGGTTATGTGTTTAACCTCTATCTTCCTTGCTAGACTAACCTCCCTGAGAGCCTGGGCTGTGTCTCCCCTTCACCACCGTGTTCTCAGCAATAGCCCATAGCATTTGCAGTCATCATCCCATTTGCTGTTctccacaaccctatgagataggtacgTACCActgagcccattttacagatgagaaaactgaggttcagagaagtgaagcaatttgcccaaggtaaAGGTTAGTAGATGGTAGAGCCAGGACTCCTCCCTGTCCTCTCAAGCAGGTAGGACATTCCTGCTTCAAGGCAGATTTTGGTGTGGGGGGGGTGGTGTCATGAGCAGTGGATGTAGGTAGGGCTGGAATAAATTGAGCTCTGAGAAGGGcaaagatgttatttttatttgcaaagcTCCCGCTCCTTATAGCCACGGTTGATTGTGACCTCCAGGCCCCACTTACCCCCATCCACTGTGTCGCTCCTAACCCTGTCCTTCCCTTTgtcctctgcccctgcccaggaCTGGACTCAGGCCACATCCAAGGCTCAGTCAACATGCCCTTCATGGACTTCCTGATGGAGGATGGCTTCGAGAAGAGCCCGGAGGAGCTCCGTGCCATGTTCGAGGCCAAGAAGGTGGACCTCGCAAAGCCCATCATCGCCACATGCCGAAAGGGTGTCACTGCCTGCCACATCGCCCTGGCCGCCTACCTCTGCGGCAAGCCCGATGTGGCCATCTATGACGGCTCCTGGTTCGAGTGGTTCCACCGGGCCCCCCCGGAGACCCGGGTGTCCCAGGGGAAAGGCGGGAAGGCGTGAGCAGTGGCCTCTCCTACCCTCGCCCACAACTCCTGCCAGTGGAGTGACCCCAGCATGGCCCGCAGCTGGTCCATGCCTCATCGGCTAAGGAGACGAACAAGTTTTTAGAGTTAATGGGTAGAGCGCTTCTTTTCCCAACAACACTGGAATAA
This genomic stretch from Phocoena phocoena chromosome 11, mPhoPho1.1, whole genome shotgun sequence harbors:
- the TST gene encoding thiosulfate sulfurtransferase, with translation MVQQVLYRALVSTKWLAESVRAGRLGPGLRVLDASWYSPGTREARKEYLERHVPGASFFDIEECRDRASPYEMMLPSKAGFADYVGSLGISNDTHVVVYDGDNLGSFYAPRVWWMFRVFGHRTVSVLNGGFRNWLKEGHPVTSEPSRPEPAVFKATLDRSLLKTYEQVLENLESKRFQLVDSRAQGRYLGTQPEPDAVGLDSGHIQGSVNMPFMDFLMEDGFEKSPEELRAMFEAKKVDLAKPIIATCRKGVTACHIALAAYLCGKPDVAIYDGSWFEWFHRAPPETRVSQGKGGKA